A portion of the Pseudomonas synxantha BG33R genome contains these proteins:
- a CDS encoding amidohydrolase codes for MRDLSALPNLNIALIQTSLVWHDRQANLEHFELLLEQANGADLIILPEMFTTGFSMESATLAEPEKGPTHHWLQAQATRYNAVITGSVIIQAADGSHRNRLLWARPDGEVLHYDKRHLFRMAGEHDHYTPGERQVQFELKGWRIRPLICYDLRFPVWSRDAQDTDLLLYTANWPGARRQHWNRLLPARAIENLCYVAAVNRVGTDGKGFAYTGDSQVLDFQGETLLSAGEADGVFQVILDAAELAAYRTRFPANLDADSFQFV; via the coding sequence ATGCGTGATCTGAGTGCACTGCCCAATCTGAACATCGCCCTGATCCAGACCAGCCTGGTGTGGCATGACCGTCAGGCTAACCTTGAGCATTTTGAGCTGCTGCTGGAGCAGGCCAATGGCGCCGACCTGATCATACTGCCGGAGATGTTCACCACCGGATTCTCCATGGAGTCAGCCACCCTCGCCGAGCCGGAAAAGGGCCCGACCCATCACTGGCTCCAGGCGCAGGCAACCAGATACAACGCGGTGATCACTGGCAGCGTGATTATCCAGGCCGCCGACGGTAGCCACCGCAACCGCCTGTTGTGGGCAAGGCCGGATGGCGAGGTGCTGCATTACGACAAGCGTCACCTGTTCCGCATGGCCGGTGAGCACGATCACTACACCCCCGGCGAACGCCAGGTGCAGTTTGAGTTGAAGGGCTGGCGCATTCGCCCACTGATTTGCTACGACCTGCGCTTCCCGGTATGGAGTCGCGATGCCCAGGACACCGACTTGCTGCTGTACACCGCCAATTGGCCCGGTGCACGTCGTCAGCATTGGAACCGCTTGTTGCCGGCGCGGGCGATTGAAAACCTGTGCTATGTGGCAGCCGTGAATCGGGTAGGCACGGATGGCAAAGGATTTGCGTATACCGGGGATAGCCAGGTACTGGATTTCCAGGGTGAAACCTTGCTGAGTGCAGGGGAGGCGGACGGGGTGTTCCAGGTGATTCTGGATGCGGCGGAGTTGGCTGCTTATCGCACCAGGTTTCC
- a CDS encoding pyridoxal phosphate-dependent aminotransferase, which yields MITSKLPNVGTTIFTTMSQLAAETGALNLSQGFPDFNGPQGLLDAVGKHIALGHNQYAPMTGLPVLRQQVAAKIARSYGATVNADSEVTITPGATEAIFCAIQAVIRSGDEVIVFDPSYDSYEPSVELAGGRCVHVQLSLDGFALDFEQIKAALSPRTRMIIINSPHNPTGALISRAELDQLAELIRDRDIYLVSDEVYEHLVFDGVPHASILAHQELYQRAFVVSSFGKTYHVTGWKTGYVVAPPALTAELRKVHQYVNFCGVTPLQYALADFMAEHPEHVEELPAFYQAKRDMFCDLLAPSRFSFTRVSGTYFQLVDYSQIRPDLDDIAMSLWMTREHGVATIPVSVFYQHPPQGQRLVRLCFAKREETLQQAAEKLCVI from the coding sequence ATGATCACCAGCAAGCTGCCGAATGTCGGCACGACCATTTTCACCACCATGTCGCAACTCGCCGCTGAAACCGGCGCGCTCAACCTGTCCCAGGGTTTCCCGGATTTCAATGGCCCGCAAGGTTTACTCGATGCAGTGGGCAAGCATATCGCTCTGGGTCACAACCAGTACGCGCCCATGACCGGCTTGCCCGTGTTGCGTCAGCAGGTGGCCGCCAAGATTGCTCGCAGTTATGGCGCCACAGTCAATGCCGACAGCGAGGTGACCATCACCCCTGGCGCCACTGAGGCGATCTTCTGCGCGATCCAGGCGGTGATTCGCAGTGGCGATGAAGTCATCGTGTTCGACCCCAGCTACGACAGCTATGAGCCCTCGGTGGAGCTGGCCGGTGGTCGTTGCGTGCATGTGCAACTGAGCCTGGACGGTTTTGCCCTCGACTTCGAGCAGATCAAGGCGGCGCTGTCGCCGCGCACCCGTATGATCATCATCAACTCGCCCCATAACCCGACTGGTGCGCTGATCAGCCGCGCCGAGCTGGACCAGTTGGCCGAACTGATCCGCGACCGTGATATCTACCTGGTCAGCGATGAGGTCTACGAACACCTGGTGTTCGACGGTGTGCCCCACGCCAGCATATTGGCCCATCAGGAGCTGTATCAGCGCGCCTTCGTGGTCAGCTCCTTCGGCAAGACCTATCACGTGACCGGGTGGAAAACCGGTTACGTGGTCGCGCCGCCGGCCCTGACTGCCGAACTGCGCAAGGTGCATCAATATGTCAACTTTTGCGGCGTGACCCCTTTGCAGTACGCTTTGGCTGACTTCATGGCCGAACACCCGGAGCATGTCGAAGAACTGCCGGCCTTTTACCAGGCCAAGCGCGACATGTTTTGCGACCTGCTGGCGCCGTCCCGCTTCAGTTTTACCCGGGTGAGCGGCACTTACTTCCAATTGGTGGATTACTCACAGATTCGCCCTGACCTGGATGACATTGCTATGTCCTTGTGGATGACCCGCGAACACGGCGTGGCGACCATACCGGTCTCGGTGTTCTACCAGCACCCACCCCAAGGCCAGCGCCTGGTGCGTCTGTGCTTTGCCAAACGCGAGGAGACGCTGCAACAAGCAGCCGAAAAGCTATGCGTGATCTGA